The Penaeus chinensis breed Huanghai No. 1 chromosome 39, ASM1920278v2, whole genome shotgun sequence genome has a segment encoding these proteins:
- the LOC125046908 gene encoding peroxidase-like: MKVVCVFFAMLLVIALGSEWPKLGIIEDNISYVKRGKNSKQPPEEHSGTLVLGGKSWKSIETPPVLNISKDDIVSTSSFKHGLKQLQEKDKIEEDMAAKNMKVSHNSSTYIHQSLFKSSDPRSIAAARTGFMIDSATKFVMDRLQLNKTDITFDILLSDQLAQDEFCDQGLVSSCEAFRHYRSSNGICNNLDNPLWGSTFRPFRRVAPPDYGNGVSSLRLAQDWQPLPSARLVSSAVNNIRPNRESSLLSVLHMTYGQFLDHDLTFAPLNKGRYGEAIPCCLLAEDNPSFLHPECAPIPIPADDPFYSKFNQTCMDFVRSAPAPRCLLGPREQMNEKTAYIDGSQVYGIDDEMMNSLRTMADGLLIAQMTNEGEELLPANTDLANECNKAEEANMNRFCFRAGDRRVNEQVLLVLFHTVWSRHHNHLASRLKSTNPSWNDEKLFQEARRIVGAQLQHITYKEYLPPIFGNAIIKDFKLKPLKNKKRKDFYLPDKSAAISAEFATAAFRFGHSQIAGHMERVDAFGDISSTEMSSVFMNPFVVYTKGAVSQLTRGEARQSAGDVDPFFTPQVAGNLFKGNNMFGLDLVSLNIQRGRDHGIASYTAIRTSCELSPVHDFGDLSGKMDDDVIAKLEDVYRHVDDIDLFVGGLAEHPIEGGVVGPTFACILLDQFLRLKEGDRYWYETNDEDTRFTGNQVKQIRSTTLAGIMCEVIPELKEIQAEPLKVASPENPILPCSSFPELDLQHWEE; encoded by the exons AGCAGCCGCCAGAAGAGCATTCCGGAACACTTGTACTTGGCGGTAAAAGTTGGAAGTCGATTGAAACTCCACCTGTTCTTAACATTTCGAAGGATGACAT TGTTTCTACATCAAGCTTCAAACACGGACTAAAGCAACTGCAGGAGAAGGATAAAATAGAAGAGGACATGGCTGCCAAGAACATGAAAGTCTCTCATAACTCATCTACTTACATCCATCAGTCCCTCTTCAAGAGTTCTGACCCGCGGTCCATCGCAGCAGCAAGAACAGGCTTCATGATAGACAGCGCCACTAAATTCGTCATGGATCG CCTCCAGCTAAACAAAACCGACATAACTTTCGACATCTTGCTATCGGACCAGCTGGCCCAGGACGAGTTCTGTGATCAGGGCCTAGTTTCGTCCTGCGAGGCCTTCCGCCACTACAGGTCCTCCAACGGCATCTGTAATAACTTGGACAACCCGCTGTGGGGATCCACTTTCAGGCCCTTCCGTCGTGTTGCTCCGCCCGACTATGGCAACG GAGTGTCAAGCCTCCGCCTTGCCCAGGACTGGCAGCCCCTTCCCAGCGCCCGCCTCGTCAGCAGTGCGGTTAATAATATTCGGCCAAATAGggaatcttctctcctctccgtcctccacATGACCTACGGGCAGTTCCTCGACCATGACCTGACCTTCGCGCCTTTGAATAAAG GTAGGTATGGTGAGGCGATTCCATGCTGTCTTCTGGCCGAGGAcaatccctctttcctccaccctgagtgcgcccccatccccatccctgcTGACGACCCTTTCTACTCCAAGTTCAACCAGACGTGCATGGACTTCGTCCGCTCGGCGCCCGCCCCACGCTGCCTGCTTG GTCCACGAGAACAAATGAACGAGAAGACGGCATATATCGACGGCTCTCAGGTCTACGGCATCGATGACGAGATGATGAATTCACTGAGAACGATGGCGGATGGTCTGCTTATTGCTCAG ATGACCAATGAAGGCGAGGAGCTTCTTCCTGCAAACACAGACTTAGCAAACGAGTGCAACAAGGCAGAAGAAGCCAACATGAACCGCTTTTGCTTCCGGGCCG gTGACAGGAGAGTGAACGAGCAAGTTCTGCTTGTTCTGTTCCACACAGTGTGGTCACGTCACCACAACCACCTAGCGTCTCGTCTAAAGAGTACCAATCCTTCCTGGAATGATGAAAAGCTGTTCCAGGAGGCCCGCCGAATCGTTGGCGCTCAGCTTCAACATATCACGTATAAGGAGTACTTGCCGCCCATCTTCG GTAATGCAATCATTAAAGACTTTAAGCTGAAACCCTTGAAGAACAAGAAGCGAAAGGACTTTTACCTCCCCGACAAGAGCGCTGCCATTAGTGCTGAGTTTGCAACAGCTGCCTTCCGTTTTGGACACAGTCAGATTGCT GGTCACATGGAGAGAGTGGATGCTTTCGGCGACATTTCCTCCACCGAGATGTCTTCGGTGTTCATGAACCCCTTCGTCGTGTATACGAAAGGTGCGGTATCTCAGCTGACGCGAGGGGAGGCTCGGCAGAGCGCGGGGGACGTTGACCCCTTCTTTACACCGCAA GTGGCCGGCAATCTCTTCAAAGGGAACAACATGTTTGGACTCGATCTGGTGTCCCTCAACATACAGCGTGGGCGTGACCATGGTATTGCCTCCTATACGGCGATCAGAACCTCATGCGAACTGTCTCCTGTTCATGACTTTGGTGATCTCTCGGGAAAAATGGATGATGACGTGATTGCAAAGCTAGAGGATGTATACCG TCATGTGGATGACATTGACCTGTTCGTCGGTGGTTTGGCTGAACACCCGatagaaggaggagtagtaggtcCCACCTTCGCTTGTATTCTGCTGGACCAGTTCCTTAGGTTAAAAGAAGGCGACAGATACTGGTACGAGACCAATGACGAGGACACAAGGTTTACAGGAA ATCAAGTCAAACAAATTCGCAGCACAACCTTGGCAGGCATCATGTGCGAAGTGATCCCAGAACTGAAGGAGATTCAGGCCGAACCTCTAAAAGTGGCATCTCCCGAGAATCCAATACTACCTTGCTCCTCTTTCCCGGAACTCGATCTTCAACACTGGGaagaataa